In Meleagris gallopavo isolate NT-WF06-2002-E0010 breed Aviagen turkey brand Nicholas breeding stock chromosome 5, Turkey_5.1, whole genome shotgun sequence, a single window of DNA contains:
- the RCN1 gene encoding reticulocalbin-1 gives MMCSEKRIATESIGTVCFSAHPYRILLSFYRKIVDRIDENKDGYLTTEELKNWIKRVQKRYIYENVAKVWKDYDTNKDNKITWEEYKQATYGYYLENPEEFQDATDRHSFKKMLPRDERRFKTADLDGDSAATREEFTAFLHPEEFEHMKNIVVLETLEDIDKNEDGFVDQDEYIADMFANEEGGPEPDWVTTEREQFSDFRDLNKDGKMDKEEIQHWILPQDYDHALAEARHLVYESDVDKDQKLTKEEVLDNWNMFVGSQATNYGEDLTRNHDEL, from the exons ATGATGTGCTCTGAGAAGAGGATTGCTACTGAAAGCATAGGAACAG tttgtttttctgcccACCCTTACCGAATACTGCTCTCTTTTTACAGGAAGATCGTGGATAGAATAGATGAAAACAAAGATGGCTATCTCACAACAGAGGAGCTGAAAAACTGGATTAAGCGGGTACAGAAACGCTACATCTATGAAAACGTCGCTAAGGTTTGGAAAGACTATGATACAAACAAGGACAATAAAATCACCTGGGAAGAGTACAAACAAGCTACCTATGGTTATTATCTAG AAAATCCAGAGGAATTCCAAGATGCAACAGATCGgcacagttttaaaaaaatgctgccCAGAGACGAAAGGCGATTCAAAACTGCAGACCTGGATGGAGACTCAGCTGCCACTCGTGAAGAATTCACTGCTTTCCTTCACCCAGAGGAATTTGAGCACATGAAAAACATCGTTGTCTTG GAAACGTTAGAAGACATAGACAAAAATGAGGATGGCTTTGTGGATCAGGATGAGTACATTG CTGATATGTTTGCAAATGAAGAGGGAGGACCAGAGCCTGACTGGGTGACTACAGAGCGTGAGCAGTTTTCAGATTTCCGTGACCTCAACAAGGATGGAAAGATGGACAAAGAGGAGATTCAGCACTGGATTCTCCCACAGGACTACGATCACGCACTAGCTGAAGCCAGGCATTTAGTCTATGAGTCAGATGTCGATAAG GATCAAAAACTAACAAAAGAGGAGGTTTTAGACAACTGGAATATGTTTGTAGGAAGTCAAGCTACTAATTATGGGGAAGACCTCACAAGAAACCACGACGAACTATGA